The genomic segment GTTGAACATTACGTGGCGGATCGAGGTATAATCCTCGAGGCTGTAAATGGACTGGTCTTTGCCGTAGCCGGAATGTCTCAGCCCACCGTGTGGCATTTCACTCAAGAGTGTGAAGTGCTGGTTTACCCAGACCGTACCGTAGCGCAGGCGAGCCGCCACTTTGAGCGCTGTGGTGGCGTTTGACGACCACACGGATGATGCCAAGCCGTAATGGCTCTCGTTCGACCAATCGATAACTTCTTCGGCGGTTTCGAAACGGGATACCGCGACGACCGGCCCGAAGACCTCGCGACGGACGATTTCGTCCTGAACATTTGCGCCGACAACGAGAGTCGGCTCGTAGTAGAAGCCGTCCCCCGAGGCCGGCTTGCCGCCGGTCAGAACTTCAATATGCTTCGAGGTGCGCGCGCGCTGAACGAAGCTCTCGACGCGGTCTCGCTGACGCTGGCTGATGAGTGGGCCGAGTTCAGTCTGTTCGTGCTCGGGCGCACCGCTGCGGATGCTTTTGATTGCGGCGTTTAGCTTCTCGACAAGCTTTTCGTAGACACCGGACTGGACGTAGACGAGGCAGGCCGCGCAACAATCCTGGCCGGCATTTTCGAAGCCTGCCATCCGAATTGTTTCGACAGCGGCATCCAGATCGGCGTCGTTGAATATGATGACCGGCGCTTTCCCTCCAAGTTCAAGGTGCGTGCGCTTCAATGTCGGCACAGCAGATTGCAGCACCTTCTGACCTGTCGTGACATCGCCTGTCAGGGAGACCATCGCGACGCCGGGGTGCGAAACAAGCGTGGATCCGACGGACTCTCCACGACCGGTGACGACGTTGACGACGCCTCTCGGCAAAAGAGTTGCCAGGAATTCGCAAAGGCGAAGGAGCGTGAGGGGAGTCTGTTCGGACGGCTTTACGACAACGGTGTTGCCGACCGAAATCGGTGCAAAGACCTTCCAGGCGGCCATCATCAGCGGGAAGTTCCACGGAGCCACTGAGCCCACCACGCCGACCGGATCGCGGCGAATAATGGACGTATGATTTTCGACGTATTCACCTGCAGCGCTGCCATTCAGCACTCGGCACGCGCCGGCGAAGAAACGAATGGCATCTATGATGGCGGGCATTTCGCCATTCAGCATGCCCAGATACGGCTTGCCGCAATTGAGGGATTCGAGGCGAGCGTAAGTTTCGATGTTCTGCTTGAGGTGCTCAACGACTTCCAACAGAAGTTCGGAGCGCTGCCGGGGCGTGGTCAGCGACCAAGTCTTGAAGGCGGATTGCGCAGCTGCCACTGCGGCATTTACCTGATCGCGGCTCGCTTCCTTGACGGCAACGAGAGTCGAGCCTGTAGCCGGGTTCAAGATTTTCTCGTCGCCGCCAGTTCCCTCGACAAGCT from the Rhizobium sp. CIAT894 genome contains:
- a CDS encoding gamma-aminobutyraldehyde dehydrogenase → MDMVITPAFSTKLLINGELVEGTGGDEKILNPATGSTLVAVKEASRDQVNAAVAAAQSAFKTWSLTTPRQRSELLLEVVEHLKQNIETYARLESLNCGKPYLGMLNGEMPAIIDAIRFFAGACRVLNGSAAGEYVENHTSIIRRDPVGVVGSVAPWNFPLMMAAWKVFAPISVGNTVVVKPSEQTPLTLLRLCEFLATLLPRGVVNVVTGRGESVGSTLVSHPGVAMVSLTGDVTTGQKVLQSAVPTLKRTHLELGGKAPVIIFNDADLDAAVETIRMAGFENAGQDCCAACLVYVQSGVYEKLVEKLNAAIKSIRSGAPEHEQTELGPLISQRQRDRVESFVQRARTSKHIEVLTGGKPASGDGFYYEPTLVVGANVQDEIVRREVFGPVVAVSRFETAEEVIDWSNESHYGLASSVWSSNATTALKVAARLRYGTVWVNQHFTLLSEMPHGGLRHSGYGKDQSIYSLEDYTSIRHVMFNFS